A portion of the Flavobacterium magnum genome contains these proteins:
- a CDS encoding alpha/beta fold hydrolase translates to MKTVLHKNTSIAYAESGKGTALILLHGFLENSTMWDEFVPELSRKYRVITIDLLGHGQTQPMGYVQTMEDNADAVHAVLQELRVRKAVLAGHSMGGYVALAFAELYPDMVKGMALINSTSLADSDERKTNRDRAIKAVKENYTNFVRLSIANLFSEENREKLASEIEHVKQQALKTPLQGIVASLEGMKIRKDREVLLHFAPYPMVLFLGKKDPVLNYHENLDQIENTAVKLVAFPDGHMSPIENRDALLQELALFLRSVK, encoded by the coding sequence TTGAAAACCGTACTCCATAAAAACACTTCCATAGCTTATGCTGAATCCGGCAAAGGAACAGCCCTGATATTGCTGCATGGTTTCCTGGAAAACAGCACGATGTGGGATGAGTTCGTACCTGAATTGTCAAGGAAATACCGGGTAATCACGATAGATCTTCTTGGCCATGGCCAAACGCAGCCCATGGGTTATGTGCAGACAATGGAAGACAATGCGGACGCGGTACATGCCGTTTTACAGGAGCTTCGCGTCAGGAAGGCCGTTTTGGCGGGTCATTCGATGGGTGGTTATGTCGCACTGGCCTTCGCCGAATTGTACCCGGACATGGTAAAGGGGATGGCATTGATTAATTCTACTTCCCTTGCCGACAGCGACGAACGCAAAACCAACCGCGACCGGGCAATAAAAGCCGTCAAAGAGAATTATACCAATTTTGTCAGGCTCTCGATCGCAAATCTTTTCAGTGAAGAAAACCGTGAGAAGCTCGCGTCGGAAATTGAGCACGTAAAACAGCAGGCTTTGAAAACCCCGCTGCAAGGCATTGTGGCCTCGCTCGAAGGCATGAAAATCAGGAAAGACCGTGAAGTACTGCTGCATTTTGCGCCCTACCCGATGGTGTTGTTTCTGGGTAAAAAAGATCCGGTTTTAAACTACCATGAAAATCTGGACCAAATCGAGAATACGGCCGTGAAACTTGTGGCATTCCCCGATGGCCATATGTCGCCGATCGAGAACAGGGACGCGCTGCTGCAGGAATTGGCGTTGTTTTTAAGGTCTGTAAAATAA